The Solanum pennellii chromosome 7, SPENNV200 DNA segment atccaattcaatcTACCAATGTACAACTTCCACAGTCTACAAAACATTTGTtgacaaaataaacaaatataattttgcCACTGGTAATTAAGTTGTCAATTTATAGGTTTGCCAAATAATAGTGCTGTTAGAGTTGCACACAAACGGTTTATAACCCCAAATATTATTGCCACGTGTTGAATTATTGTCCACCTACAAAGGGGAAATCTAAGACAAGACCACGTTAAAAATCGTTCAGAATAAGTTATTTcgaaattaattatattaaaataaactatatcTTAAGATAAGTTTGTATATCACGTATATGAAGATAATTTATCTTATCAGACACAGAACAGCCtaacaaaaataagataaaattatcatatattttaattttcatgtaTACTTCGATTATTATACCTTATACCTAATCCAAATACCTTAAAGTTAGTACGTTTTGCTCCTTACAAAATATGGAAATTAAATATGAGAAGTTGTAGTAGACATGATATATACGAAAGCAAAAGTAAATATAATTGGAATGTGTAAACAaggagtccggagcctaaagggtataaaatgttaataaaaatttcaaaatgatatatgaatatttaacattttataccctttatAGGCTCCAGACTCTGTAAACAAGTACATGGGTACATGCCCAACTTCTAGCTGTCCTTGTGACGAAAAGCCAACAAATTTATTTACTCTATATACTTAGTTAATGCATATGCTTCAttctacaaaataaataaaataacaacacaaacaaattaattatccAACTAATAATCCACAGTTGGCATAAGATTatgattttttcaaatcaattagAAAGATTTTTTCCTATATGCCTATCTCTATCGACTAGCTAGCAACAGAAATTAAGAGGGACGTTATGTAAGCCAACAAACATTATTTTAATCCACATAACAACCACTTGTCCTCCAACTAGCTACACAAAACatttaaaatgagttgtgtttTTGTTGTACACTTGATATTCGATATTTGTAttcaaattcaataattttaaattgtacacctattatttaatatttgtattgaagttcaacaattttaaatttatattcgCATCGGTATAGGGTTGCTTTGTGGAGAAATGCTCTTTACCAAAGATCTTTCGTATGACTCTAATCACTTCAATCACTGCAccatatcaataaaataagttttatatatatatgtgtgtggtAGTCCTGCTAAATCCTAAGATTCCCAACATCCTACCGTGTATATATTTGTGAGTTCAAATGTCACCCTCGACAAAATTTAAAGAGTTGAAAACATGTCACTCAATTTACAGTATCGGTTATAAAAGTCATTCAATTTGTCGGCTTTTACAAGCTATTTAACTTTGTCAAGTTAATTTTCGTGGTTACCTTCTTTTCTTAGTAAATTTACCTGGTCATTTAGTCAGAAGTACAATTTATGAAACTTACTCAATGACGtgagtaatttttttaagtgtaaATTTTGAGTTCAGCAaacgtaaaaaattatatttatatgttatagttatagtttgtataattgtgaGCATCAGATTTGTATAAATTACAGGCAAACATTCGTTTATATAAAAATGTTGAGATTGTATATGTACATcagttaaataattgtatatatataactaatatgttatatatcaatgattgtgtttgtatatctgcataaaatttgaatttgtatataacTGAATcgaaataaaaatcaaatttatacaTTTGGGTTTGAATAAAATGAGAGTGACGAGTGAGATCATGAAAAGTGACGAGCGAGATTCTGTAGAGAGAGACGAATGACAAGTGTTTCGCTACTTTCTACGTGAAATTGTGgttatatcatttaatttaaattaataatttgctatCTTATACTagttttccttttctaaaaacatatttagaaaatcaaaatcaatattatataaatgTGCATAAGCTGAAATTTTAAACCAATAGCAAAGTTAATTTCTTTCATATATTACAGCGGCAATTTCGGACCCTTTTATGCCAatactttataaataaaacTTGAATTCAATGAAAGAGGAGTGATTTTATAATCTTATTACGAAAAAGTACAATTGTCAATTCGTTTTTCTATTTTCGTAAGATGCAGGTCATTACTTcgttttttaatatgtttttcaaacttaattttagCATAATGTTGACTGTAGGTAGCTAGATAAATCATTTCAGATCCATAATTATGAATtgttaatttcataatttatataaacaCCTGTCACTAGATAGATGATTTATCCTATCAATTCAAGTTTCCTCATTAAATTTACAATTATGCAGCTTAACCACTTCAAATTAAAGTGCTTcatttgatattattatgttAGTAATATGCTAATTACACAAGTGATTTGAGCTGAAACGACATCTCACACATCGTCCATTTCGTCAATATATTCcatataatttaattcataattaaatcaaacattatatttaaattaataatacagtgcactacaacaataacaatcaTCTCAATTAAAGAAAATACTATAATAGATTAATCAATTTTGAGgcatttaatcaaataaatattaccCGTATTGAATCACAACTCATAAGTCATGATGCCCAAGTGATGAGGTAATCTTTTGATTTTTGGTTTTTACTTGACAACTAAAACCTCACTTATTAATGTTCTTTTAAGAGTCAAATACTTTACTTTTTGGTGAAATTTGTTGCAACTTCTTTTACACCCTTTGtcttgttttattctttttaacttctttattCATACATCTACTGAGGAATGGACTTTTTACACTATGGAATATAAGTTCTTCATTTGAGTAATGCTCTCTTCCGTCtcaaattaattatcatatttcttttttaaaaaataaacttattttttaaattaaatttgcattattttaatgtatttaagaTTCAGATAATCAAATAACTATGCGATAAATATTACAAATTGcaaattttcattatattgtatgtttttaatcaaaaaaaaatgtttaaatattagttatataattagtataatgTGACTCTCGAAAAGAGAAAcataacaattaatatcatgAGAGAAGGAAGTATATATAagataagttttttatttttgtctagCTCTCCCTTGATTCCAAAATAAGTGTCACTTTAATTTATTCCACTGTCGCAAAATAATAAACAGAAGTATTAAATGTTTCTTTAGAATTGATCACTATCAAGAAGATACAacttttaatacaaaattacagctgaaacaattattatttctagtttgaatttttaaaacaataattattttaggataatttttttttccaaagtGATACTTATTTTGAGACGAAGaaagtatttatttaatattatgtgTTAGAAAGGTGTGTATGCTTCAAGTACAAAATTGTTACTAGTAAATGTCGGCATTTGATGGAATCTTGTTGAAATTTGAGGTATGATTTGTGCACCTTTAATTcaaaaccattttttttttaaaaaaaaaaaagtttgccACATTGGAGGATTATAAGAGACTTTATTTAGAAGTTAAGAACCACTACTAGTAATAGGCCACTGTTCAGAAAATTGTTTAAACCTCAAGTAAGATTCCAAGTATGATTCTTACTTTAACATGATGAGAAAGCAATTTTTTGTGTTATTCCAGAAGGTCATCATGgcttttaaaaatagttatctcATTTCAACGgtaataacatattcaatataGTTTTACGagtgaaatttgaaaagaagtaaaatctATACGGATTTTATGCTTAACTTTGTTGAGCAGAGAAACTGTTTCCCACAGTTGGTCAATAATCTGTTTTCTCATTTCATATGTGTCTCTAAACTAtctttaagatatttttattttgattgacCTTATACTTGTCTCCTTGTAAgatgtttaaattaaaattttaaaagtttttagtGGATAAACTCCATTTGTATCCATTGTCCatcaaaaaaggtaaaatacaAAAGAATTCAATAGAGTCCATTTTGTTACTCTATAGATGTGAATAAAACAACAAACTCACAAATACCTATCCAATTCCATCTAACCCCTATCCAActtcttttcttaaaaagatAAACTAAACTATTAAGTTGACAATAGCTCGCCACATGTCGACATCCCAGTTGGCCAAGTCATGTCACTTCTCCAGCCTACTCAAACTGCCGTATGGCCACAAGCATTTTGCCACAttgttaaataatttaaagagaaaaagtaaGGCTAACTATGCTCCACCAACACAAAattagtatatattatatatgctATCTTTGTTCTGTTGCACCTTCTAACAAACCAAAAGCACTTTTTTCTAAATTCTCATACTTCTAAATatcaaatttcttcttttcaaATGGATTGGATCAGAGGCCATACCGTAGGCCACGGCTCGTCTGCTGCGGTCTCGGTTGCCAAATCAATTTTGTCAGGTGATGTTTTTGCTGTTAAGTCAGTGGAGCTATCAAAGTCACAGTTATTGCAAAAGGAGCAGAAAATTCTGTCCGAATTGAGCTCCCCTTATGTAGTTAGGTACAAGGGGTATGATGTTACCAAAGAGAAGGATAAACTCATGTTTAATCTTAGGATGGAGTATATGCCGGACGGTACGCTTTCCGATGAAATTCGAAAACAGGGTGGCCGGATTAACGAACCATTGATCGGGTATTATACGAAGCAAATTGTACAAGGATTAGAGTACTTACATTCAAGAGGCGTAGCACACTGTGACGTAAAGGGGCAAAACATTTTGTTAGGTGAATCCGGTGCCAAAATTGCTGATTTTGGATGTGCCAGGTGGATTGATCCGGCGGAGAGGGGCGGTGATGCAGAGGCAATTGGAGGAACGCCGATGTTCATGGCACCAGAGGTGGCGCGTGGGGAAGACCAGGGGTGTCCAGCAGATATATGGGAATTGGGATGTACAATTATTGAAATGGCAACCGGTGGATCGCCATGGAATAATGTGACAAATGCAGCTTCATTACTTTACAAAATAGCATTTTCAGAGCAATCCCCTGAAATCCCTAAATTCCTCTCTTTACAAGCAAGGGATTTCTTAAGCAAATGCTTGAAAAGAGATCCGATAGAAAGATGGACGGCTAAACAACTACTCAAACATCCATTTCTAGAGGAATCTAATTTGAATtgtacatcaattcaacatttCGCAACGAGCTCCCCAACAAGCATTCTTGATCAAGACATATGGAATTCAGTAGAGGAATCAGAAACTACGATATTACGAACAATTAGCTCTCCACTGCAAAGGGTAAGAGAATTGGGTTCGAATTCGAGTGAATTAGAGCGGATATGGAATGATGATGAGAGATGGATCACAATTAGAAGCAGCAGTAGTGAATGAGTAGCTACTACTACACAACATACTgctgttgttttttttttatatagaaatataatgtAATCTAACTCATCCTCAAAATATaactattcaaaattatataaagaaataattcatttcATTCCGCCGCGTAGAGTCTTTTTTCATTCTGTCATTTCTCTTTTGTTCTGATCTTGATGATTAATGAAATACGAAAATAATGGGGAGTTTTAATAGGAACGTGAAAgcaaataattttaacaatttgtCAATTAATTCAATTGAGGAAAGCATCTTTTAAAACCACacaaaacaaaacaattttATTGGATACACATAGATTTGGTGGTCCGACGCGCGCCCCCAACCCCATACcttcaaagaaaaataagtggTCCCATAAAGTATGTTATAAGAATTTTGgggtaaataaaaattataagaaaagatatgaatataaatgatacgtagtattatttttaaatggaaggaatattatttctttcaacAAGGAAAAGTAAGGTGcatcttttttataataaatgtgAATAAAAAGGAATAAGAAATAATGTGGGACTCAAAATATCAATTTCTTGAAAATTGAGATATTTTCAAATGATTGTTTCGTAAAGGATAACCCAATCCAATCTACCATACCCACCTTACCACACGTAATGCTCTTTGCCAACTTAAAATATACAATTTGGTAActctgtttcttttttatttgccAAATAATAGTGATGTTAGAGTCATTGCCCACATAATTGTCAACCACACAATAACTAAGCTAAAGACAACACCAcgttattatattttatctattttgtattattattacaaGAGGAAAGGCCTTGCAAACCTTTCTAGGCGATATACAAAAAATGAATGGCTACACCTTCTCCTCACGAATAATGTAACTGACTCGATTAATTTGAATTCAgcacaaaaattattaaaaggtCAGAGTgaaacatgtttttttaaagataacttcagttttcaaaagtttaaatcaaaactttaagttaaaaaaaatttattgcaTAGTTAATCGCGTTTAATTTGATGGGAAAAAAAGTGTAATATAAAACACGTAATAAATAGacaataatataaaagaaaatatatgtgaTAGGGAAGTGCAAACAAGTACAAACGTGGGTACATGCCCGACTAAATGGGTAGCTGTCCTTGTAACACAAAGCTAGCAAATTTAGTTAATCCACTTTAATAAATGTTCTCCATCTACAAAAGGTCATTTATACAATACACAAAATCTCCAACCAACAATCAACAATTGGCATAagattttatgattatatgagACGATTATCAAccacaaaagaaatatattaaaaagaatgaatgaTTCAATCTTTTTATTACTTCTTAATAGATATGTTAAATCAAATGtgaataactaaaaataaacgAATTTAGAGATGTGATACTAAAGATGAAAATATGATTGGGAATTATAAGCAAGTACAAACGTGAATACATGCCCAACTAAATGTCTGGTTGTCCCTGTGACGCAAATTTAGTTTGTtcacttaataaatatttttataaaagaaagatCACTAATACCACAAACCAAATCtccaaacaaatataaaaaacacttggctcaactttttaaaaaatattttgcctCTTCAATAAAGATCCTAACCTCTGCTCCTACCTCCTccaatttatttcatttgtcatgttaaattaattttatttactttttgaaaataattcataattatataaatatttaaggtttattttaaatgccaaattttaatattatttttcatttctaaattatttaataaatctAAAGGTAACATGTAAATTGAAAAGCCAACAATTAAACAACATAACAATAACCAATTCCTGTCTATAAGAGAATCCATGTGgtgtaaaattaattttggtcCATTCTGCTttgctttttttaaaacttaatctTAATAGAGATTGCATGTGCCATAAAACTATATGTTCCATCCAGAATGAACTTTTAATTTCCTAAATATATACACATGTCACTCTAGGAATGGTTAATTAGCCTTCATCCATTTCCTATTTCATTAAGAAAATAACCAATTAAGGAGTTTAACTAATCCAAATTAAACCTGcttaaaatgataatatagtTTCGATTAAACAACATCTTTTAATCATCATAGCATGgagtgaaattatattttaaatatattttcatcatttcatgatATCTGCCTGCTAGACCTTATAAGTTATATCCAGCCTAACCAAACTATCTATAATAGTGTGTTTGGCCAaatcttttaagatttatttaCTTTGGAAAGTgtattttgtcaaaaaaaattgggaagaaaaaaatgttgtaatttgtgtttgattaattaatttaaaaaacaatttggtcaattataaaataataatttgtatttgactaaataatcaaaaagtgcttttataaaaaagttataacAGAGTCTTATATAAAGTACCCAACTTCTTTAAATACGTAACCATTTGGACATGACATGTAAGAGATCGTTTGATACAAAGATCAATAATTCATAGATTAGTAATGTAAGAATTAATACTGCAGAAATTAGTAATGTATAGATTAGTAATGCTgagattatttttatcaagtgtttggtttATTGACTCTTACCTAGTTTTGTGTGTGGTTTAAAACTATACAAAAAGAATTCTTTCCAATTATACCCTAGAGTTATTATGGAATTTTCTATTATATGTAATTGGGTCAAGATAGATAATTGAtggacaatattattttttgtagcATTTTTAACTAGTTAGgagaataaaaattttattgtcatgttcactattttctcacttaaattatttcagagtaaataattgtcatcttaataaattggaattaatatctcaaaaggtcacacaaaaataataatttataagaaaattttattaaactttgttttgttcaataaatttttttaaaaaaactctttatcataaaataaaataaaataaaataaaataaaatatagaacaataaattgaactatttttatactcgagatgttatatatatatatatatatatataNNNNNNNNNNNNNNNNNNNNNNNNNNNNNNNNNNNNNNNNNNNNNNNNNNNNNNNNNNNNNNNNNNNNNNNNNNNNNNNNNNNNNNNNNNNNNNNNNNNNNNNNNNNNNNNNNNNNNNNNNNNNNNNNNNNNNNNNNNNNNNNNNNNNNNNNNNNNNNNNNNN contains these protein-coding regions:
- the LOC107025388 gene encoding mitogen-activated protein kinase kinase kinase 18-like produces the protein MDWIRGHTVGHGSSAAVSVAKSILSGDVFAVKSVELSKSQLLQKEQKILSELSSPYVVRYKGYDVTKEKDKLMFNLRMEYMPDGTLSDEIRKQGGRINEPLIGYYTKQIVQGLEYLHSRGVAHCDVKGQNILLGESGAKIADFGCARWIDPAERGGDAEAIGGTPMFMAPEVARGEDQGCPADIWELGCTIIEMATGGSPWNNVTNAASLLYKIAFSEQSPEIPKFLSLQARDFLSKCLKRDPIERWTAKQLLKHPFLEESNLNCTSIQHFATSSPTSILDQDIWNSVEESETTILRTISSPLQRVRELGSNSSELERIWNDDERWITIRSSSSE